The following proteins are encoded in a genomic region of Pungitius pungitius chromosome 19, fPunPun2.1, whole genome shotgun sequence:
- the chrnd gene encoding acetylcholine receptor subunit delta: MEPQSSSTEPRSSSTEPRSSCAAPRPPARGRALLLALLLALLPSEVLCRNEEERLIHYLIKERGYIKELRPVEKQQDAVDVFLALTLSNLISLKEVDETLLTNVWIEHTWTDYRLSWNVTEFDGIDMLRLPTNMVWLPEIVLENNNDAQFQVAYYSNVLVGSDGGCIWLPPAIFRSSCSINVNFFPFDWQNCTLKFTSLTYNAKEIRMLLKEDGNDEEKWTVEWIIIDPASFTENGEWEINHRPAKRNTYKHIPMESNKHQDITFYLVIKRKPLFYIVNIIIPCVLISFLASLVYYLPADSGEKMTLSISVLLAQSVFLLLISQRLPETSMSVPLIVKYLMFNMVLVTVVVLNCVVVLNLHFRTPSTHVMSDWTKKFFLERLPRLLRMSRPSEEEPAWDGALPRRSSSVGYIASAEEYYSVKSRSELMFEKQSERHGLTARATHAAVVKPKEEGGVTDQLYGEMKPAVDGANYIIKHSRNKNDYNEEKDNWSGIARTVDRLCLFLVTPVMTFGTIIIFLMGICNTPPHLPFQGDSHDYKEENYRLL, from the exons atgGAGCCCCAGTCCTCGTCCACGGAGCCTCGGTCCTCCTCCACGGAGCCCCGGTCCTCCTGCGCGGCCCCGCGGCCTCCAGCACGGGGCCGCGCGCTGCTCCTCGCGCTGCTGCTCGCGCTGCTCCCCTCCG aggtgtTGTGCAGGAACGAGGAGGAGCGCCTCATCCACTACCTGATCAAAGAGCGAGGATACATCAAAGAGCTTCGACCCGTTGAGAAGCAGCAGGACGCCGTCGACGTTTTCCTCGCTCTCACCCTCTCCAACCTCAtctctctg AAAGAAGTGGACGAGACTCTGCTGACCAACGTGTGGATTGAGCAC ACGTGGACGGACTACCGCCTGTCGTGGAACGTGACGGAGTTCGACGGCATCGACATGCTCCGCCTCCCCACCAACATGGTCTGGCTGCCGGAGATCGTGCTGGAGAACAA TAACGATGCCCAGTTCCAGGTGGCGTACTACAGCAACGTGCTGGTGGGTTCCGATGGTGGCTGCATCTGGCTGCCCCCCGCCATCTtccgctcctcctgctccatcaACGTCAACTTCTTCCCCTTCGACTGGCAGAACTGCACGCTCAAGTTCAC CTCTCTGACCTACAACGCCAAAGAGATCCGGATGCTGTTGAAGGAAGATGGGAACGACGAGGAGAAGTGGACGGTGGAGTGGATCATCATCGACCCGGCTAGCTTCACgg AGAATGGCGAGTGGGAGATCAACCACCGGCCGGCCAAGAGGAACACCTACAAGCACATCCCCATGGAGAGCAACAAGCACCAGGACATCACCTTCTACCTGGTCATCAAGCGCAAGCCGCTCTTCTACATCGTCAACATCATCATCCCCTGTGTGCTCATCTCCTTCCTGGCCTCGCTGGTCTACTACCTGCCCGCCGaca gtggtgAGAAGATGACCTTGTCCATCTCCGTGCTGCTGGCTCAGTCCGTCTTCCTGCTGCTGATCTCTCAAAGGCTGCCGGAGACCTCCATGTCTGTGCCCCTCATTGTCAa atacTTGATGTTCAACATGGTGTTGGTGACGGTGGTGGTGTTGAACTGCGTGGTCGTCCTCAACTTGCACTTCAGGACTCCGAGCACACACGTCATGTCTGACTGGACCAAGaag TTCTTCCTGGAGCGGCTGCCCCGCCTCCTGCGCATGTCCCGCCCCTCGGAGGAGGAGCCGGCCTGGGACGGCGCGTTGCCGCGGCGATCCAGCTCGGTGGGCTACATCGCCTCGGCCGAGGAGTACTACAGCGTGAAGTCGCGCAGCGAGCTGATGTTCGAGAAGCAGTCGGAGAGGCACGGGCTGACGGCTCGGGCCACGCACGCCGCGG ttgTGAAGccgaaggaggaaggaggagtcaCGGATCAGCTGTACGGAGAGATGAAGCCGGCGGTGGACGGAGCAAACTACATCATCAAACACAGTCGCAACAAGAACGACTACAACGAG GAGAAAGATAACTGGAGTGGCATCGCTCGCACGGTGGACCGCCTCTGTCTCTTCCTGGTTACCCCGGTAATGACCTTTGgcaccatcatcatcttcttgATGGGCATCTGTAACACTCCCCCACATCTGCCCTTCCAGGGCGACTCGCACGACTACAAAGAGGAAAACTACCGCCTGCtgtga
- the cip2a gene encoding protein CIP2A has translation MDMTTYLKSLMLAMRQYRDGRTAQNATQLQKLVKEVSGLKCDQLLSSGQVMPRECVRGLVELAGNPDTSPTLTSSVISLLAQLACDDDSLEILNSRYNLTSTLASVVHCRRASPEEPLVLQCLQLLQKLTYNTRVFQSANYIHELVAFLMTNIQSHRDDIIVPCLGLMVNLCRDNRCVQRHIKSLDNVKTFYRTLLDFLDHNSLTVVVFTLSILASLTLNEKVGEKLFDATNIIQTFQLVFNIIVNGDGTLTLKYSVDLLVDLLKNAKIAEYLTRYQHFSACVSKVLGVLQSKDPDSAAKVLELLLAMCSVGGLRPLLCHVVFRPLAAPKLGATGPGQLGGASPGLALVLWLSSPVEGAEACSLQVLQLLNELLEEALEADSVSECVLRFVGGLLPPLLGLLSGLDPSLGDAHLRKHCHRVTHVTSLLLALCAEDSTRSLVSRQVSAQFALSQVEALLSCCHGNSPLACSPGDDLSQVCADALLKTLELMSKLRQQVEDMETSFYRMLQDQRMVTPLSLALTSHHRERVQSGLSLLFEATLIPDFPSLLLGESMAANNAFHMREAELSVKRVAVQEVPPSSTLDCSSRSIHSLVDRIQNGLELQENLKDSHVSQIIDVYEQKLSAFASKESCLQDLLEAKALALSQADRLIAQYLLERAQAEAEACELGSLLKEAERRCEDLQGELANQALEAELSKADIKELLQHNARLQQDSESHQVLKGGYNALLNRFNESERLLKELQAAHVSLTKQSDALRRNHQALQEQHHKTASGLQEKEEEVRGLRSDLQQRDSDIAGLRADLGAQEEKLQEKDREKRDLEETVDVLRKELNKTEQARKEASIKASSLEMKKSQLEARLKQKEDELSKHSSMIAMIHSLSAEAKSDVNLSL, from the exons ATGGATATGACCACGTATTTGAAGTCTCTGATGCTGGCTATGCGGCAGTACAGAGACGGCAGGACGGCGCAGAACGCGACGCAGCTCCAGAAGCTGGTGAAG gagGTGTCGGGCCTTAAATGTGACCAGCTGCTGTCCTCGGGTCAGGTGATGCCCCGTGAGTGTGTGAGGGGCCTGGTGGAGCTGGCTGGAAACCCCGACACCAGCCCCACCCTGACGAGCTCCGTCATCTCCCTGCTGGCTCAGCTCG cctgTGATGACGACAGTCTGGAGATTCTCAACAGCAGGTACAACCTGACCAGCACGCTGGCGTCCGTCGTCCACTGCCGCCGCGCCTCGCCCGAGGAGCCCCTGGTGCTCCAG TGtttgcagctgctgcagaaactCACTTACAACACTCGCGTCTTCCAGTCTGCAAACTACATCCATGAGCTGGTGGCTTTCCTCATGACCAACAT CCAGTCCCACAGAGATGACATCATCGTGCCGTGCCTCGGCCTCATGGTCAACTTGTGTCGAGACAACCGCTGTGTGCAGCGCCACATCAAGTCTCTG GACAACGTGAAGACCTTCTACAGAACTCTGCTCGACTTCCTGGATCACAACAGCCTGACGGTGGTGGTGTTCACGCTGTCCATCCTGGCCAGCCTCACTCTCAATGAGAAGGTTGGGGAGAAG CTCTTTGACGCCACAAACATCATCCAGACTTTCCAGCTCGTCTTCAACATCATCGTCAACGGCGACGGGACGCTGACCCTCAAGTACTCCGTCGACCTCTTGGTCGACTTGTTGAAGAACGCCAAGATAGCAGAATACCTCACCAG gtaTCAGCACTTCTCAGCCTGCGTGTCTAAAGTTTTGGGAGTTCTTCAATCAAAAGACCCGGACTCTGCAGCCAAG gtgctggagctgctgctcgcCATGTGCAGCGTTGGGGGGCTGCGCCCCCTGCTGTGCCACGTGGTTTTCAGACCGCTGGCGGCCCCCAAACTGGGAGCGACGGGGCCCGGCCAGCTGGGGGGGGCCTCGCCAGGCCTCGCCCTGGTGCTGTGGCTGAGCTCGCCGGTGGAGGGCGCCGAGGCCTGCTCgctgcaggtgctgcagctgctgaacgagctgctggag gaGGCGTTGGAGGCGGACTccgtgtctgagtgtgtgctgAGATTCGTGGGGGGGCTGCTCCCCCCCCTGCTGGGGTTACTGAGTGGCCTCGACCCCTCCCTGGGAGACGCCCACCTGCGGAAACACTGCCACCGCGTCACACACGTCACCAGCCTGCTGCTCG CTTTGTGCGCGGAGGACTCCACCAGGTCCCTGGTGTCCCGTCAGGTGAGCGCTCAGTTCGCCCTCTCGCAGGTCGAAGCCCTCCTCTcctgttgccacggcaacagcCCCCTGGCCTGCAGCCCCGGCGACGACCTCAG ccagGTGTGTGCAGACGCCCTGCTGAAGACTCTGGAGTTGATGAGTAAACTGAGACAACAGGTGGAGGACATGGAGACCAGCTTCTACAGGATGTTACAG GACCAGAGGATGGTGACCCCGCTGTCTCTGGCGCTGACGTCCCACCACAGAGAGCGCGTGCAGAGCGGCCTGTCGCTGCTGTTTGAGGCCACGCTCATCCCAGACTTCCCCTCTCTGCT CCTGGGGGAAAGCATGGCCGCCAACAACGCCTTCCACATGAGGGAGGCCGAGCTGTCCGTCAAACGTGTCGCCGTGCAGGAAGTCCCGCCCTCCAGCACACTGGACTGCTCCAGTAGGAGCATCCACAGCCTGGTGGACAGGATCCAGAACGgcttagag CTGCAGGAGAACCTGAAGGACTCCCACGTGTCTCAGATCATCGACGTCTACGAGCAGAAGCTCTCTGCGTTTGCG TCGAAGGAGAGCTGCCTGCAGGACCTTCTGGAGGCGAAGGCGCTGGCCCTCTCTCAGGCTGACCGCCTCATCGCTCAGTACCTCCTCGAACGAGCTCAGGCTGAAGCTGAG GCCTGTGAGCTGGGCAGCCTGCTGAAGGAGGCGGAGCGGCGCTGCGAGGACCTGCAGGGCGAGCTGGCCAACCAGGcgctggaggcggagctctcCAAGGCCGACAtcaaggagctgctgcagcacaacGCCAGGCTGCAGCAGGACTCGGAGAGTCACCAGGTCCTCAAGGGAGGGTACAACGCCCTGCTCAACAG GTTCAACGAGAGCGAGCGGctgctgaaggagctgcaggccgCTCACGTCTCGCTCACCAAGCAGAGCGACGCGCTGAGGAGGAACCACCAAGCGCTGCAGGAGCAGCACCACAA GACGGCCTCAgggctgcaggagaaggaggaggaggtccggGGCCTCCGCTCGGATCTCCAGCAGAGGGACAGCGACATCGCAG GTCTGCGCGCTGACCTCGGGGcccaggaggagaagctgcaggagaaggacagagagaagcGAGATCTGGAGGAGACGGTGGATGTTCTGAGGAAGGAGCTGAACAAGACGGAGCAGGCCAGGAAGGAGGCCAGCATcaag GCGTCGTCcctggagatgaagaagagccAGCTGGAGGCGCGTCTCAAGCAGAAGGAGGACGAGCTGAGCAAACACTCGTCCATGATCGCCATGATCCACAGCCTGAGCGCCGAGGCCAAGAGCGACGTCAACCTGTCGCTGTGA
- the si:ch73-264p11.1 gene encoding SH2 domain-containing protein 1A — protein MATALPVCYHGAISMKQCEDLLGAKHKDGAYLIRDSETIQGAMCLCVYKQRVVYTYRLMQTHTGHYMLMTAGHVKETFFKTLDDLIRHFKKRNQGLAMHLRHSVKRKTAMLITLPRAPQPPQPPAPPNEGDDDDYENVPSSDYVEVLPP, from the exons ATGGCGACGGCTCTGCCCGTCTGTTACCACGGCGCCATCAGCATGAAGCAGTGTGAGGACCTTCTGGGGGCGAAGCACAAGGACGGAGCGTACCTGATCCGGGACAGTGAGACCATCCAGGGGGCcatgtgcctctgtgtgta taaaCAGAGGGTGGTGTACACGTACAGActgatgcagacacacactggacacTATATGCTcatg aCTGCAGGACACGTCAAAGAGACATTTTTCAAGACTCTGGACGACCTGATCCGTCACTTCAAGAAGAGGAACCAGGGCCTGGCCATGCACCTGCGCCACTCCGTCAAAAGGAAGACGGCCATGTTGATCACGCTCCCAAGAGCCCCCCAACCCCCGCAGCCCCCGGCGCCGCCCAACGAGGGGGACGACGACGACTACGAGA ATGTTCCCAGCTCCGATTACGTGGAAGTCTTGCCTCCCTGA